The Helianthus annuus cultivar XRQ/B chromosome 16, HanXRQr2.0-SUNRISE, whole genome shotgun sequence genome includes a window with the following:
- the LOC110924018 gene encoding uncharacterized protein LOC110924018, which produces MIFDSPNDAMPWVGLYIAVASVICILAIAADVVQGFRQWKLWFPNRFFTLNAATITLVAIAMKPVVDLPNEVPDYKANNFKVVSMSFLITMLGNLLPSLGLLDGRELLMNMVALGILIITIFVNFVIQFDISNLVSTFLLIFITLWPFSVAVTVSATRKNLEHRYKESQSLVSCHQEKMFSYKEHKRLVKKYWMMTETHNPQFVIACSPISSAFGVICSFFGLRGVFQIYVLCAGDITFTDSVISDYKWSSDIIVWVQTIGIVLGGIAPTFRCFTSIGHYNLSKKWSKNQLNVFRVEKHWIETLQKWKRSHVHLHIPGHHCKIVFHYIKNTILNIWITIHIGVLIICKIICLIPRTFLILLSCCWHFIKSFLKRFKNVANASSNNMSLGIEEYARYVVQIEEDAKLSNRILRNTLHSITKLLDKSEKKEPLNLVKLLEKSTGVNGVVKFDNDQVPPLYPEEINNCWSLVVVTLTSIAIALPNVANGHFKRLLVSVREGLQIIRHVEECLNADEDLEKARKAAKHAWVEVEMYRSWLQIELQKLAQKGKCSKEILNWLGDEAAKIVIQFKSIKRPSIDHSPYKFILASSMYRISQSILLECNEQENLSRSDEELFEWISTMIAAILSACFTNLPHVINMKCHHRAIEKREDNIRNAAQLLGKSKKILKILKARQLPNIDLDSMAYVDKWHELTISQLPNAGQPNGVNTSASTTMIERDSSSSVESFTISFM; this is translated from the coding sequence ATGATTTTCGACTCCCCTAACGACGCCATGCCATGGGTCGGCTTGTATATTGCAGTTGCATCCGTGATATGCATCCTTGCAATAGCAGCTGATGTTGTCCAAGGTTTTCGGCAATGGAAGCTCTGGTTTCCAAATAGATTTTTCACACTTAATGCTGCTACGATCACACTTGTTGCGATAGCTATGAAACCAGTCGTGGATCTCCCTAATGAAGTGCCTGATTATAAAGCTAATAATTTTAAGGTAGTCAGCATGAGTTTCTTGATCACAATGCTAGGCAATCTTCTCCCTTCTCTAGGACTTTTGGATGGCAGAGAGCTTCTAATGAACATGGTGGCTTTGGGTATCCTTATTAtcaccatttttgtaaattttgtgaTCCAGTTTGATATATCAAACTTGGTGTCTACATTTCTTTTGATCTTTATTACTCTATGGCCATTTTCAGTTGCTGTAACAGTTTCAGCAACTAGAAAAAACTTGGAACACCGGTACAAGGAGTCCCAATCATTGGTTTCATGTCATCAAGAGAAAATGTTTTCCTACAAGGAACACAAACGTCTTGTTAAAAAGTATTGGATGATGACAGAAACTCATAACCCCCAATTTGTAATTGCTTGTTCGCCAATTTCTTCTGCTTTCGGGGTTATATGCTCGTTCTTTGGCTTACGTGGAGTGTTCCAAATATATGTCCTATGTGCAGGTGACATTACATTTACAGACTCTGTTATTTCAGATTATAAGTGGTCATCGGACATAATTGTGTGGGTGCAAACAATTGGGATTGTATTAGGCGGTATTGCACCAACTTTTAGATGTTTCACATCTATTGGTCATTACAACCTCTCCAAGAAATGGAGCAAGAACCAGTTAAACGTGTTTCGAGTCGAGAAACATTGGATTGAAACGCTCCAAAAGTGGAAGCGTAGTCATGTTCACTTACATATTCCGGGCCACCATTGCAAAATAGTTTTTCATTATATAAAAAACACCATTTTGAACATTTGGATAACAATTCATATTGGGGTTTTGATTATATGTAAAATAATATGTCTCATTCCGAGAACATTTCTCATCTTGCTCTCTTGTTGCTGGCATTTTATTAAGTcatttttgaaaaggtttaaaaatgTAGCAAATGCATCAAGTAACAATATGAGCTTAGGAATAGAAGAATATGCTAGGTATGTTGTACAAATAGAAGAGGATGCAAAGCTTTCAAACAGGATACTAAGAAATACGCTCCATTCTATAACTAAACTCCTAGATAAGTCTGAAAAGAAAGAGCCACTGAATCTAGTGAAACTTTTGGAGAAATCGACTGGAGTTAATGGAGTAGTAAAGTTTGACAATGACCAAGTCCCACCTTTATATCCTGAAGAAATCAACAATTGTTGGAGTCTTGTAGTAGTAACTTTGACATCTATTGCCATAGCACTTCCAAACGTTGCAAATGGTCATTTCAAGAGGTTACTTGTCAGCGTGAGGGAAGGCCTCCAAATTATAAGACACGTTGAAGAATGTCTCAATGCAGATGAGGACTTGGAAAAGGCAAGAAAAGCAGCAAAACACGCGTGGGTAGAAGTTGAAATGTACCGTAGTTGGCTTCAAATTGAACTTCAAAAATTGGCCCAGAAAGGAAAATGTTCGAAGGAGATTCTTAACTGGTTGGGTGATGAAGCAGCAAAAATTGTGATACAATTTAAAAGTATCAAAAGGCCAAGTATAGATCACTCACCTTATAAGTTTATACTTGCAAGTTCCATGTATAGAATTAGCCAGTCTATATTGCTAGAATGCAATGAGCAAGAAAATTTGTCGAGGAGTGATGAAGAACTTTTTGAATGGATATCAACTATGATTGCAGCTATATTATCTGCTTGCTTTACCAACTTACCCCATGTCATAAACATGAAGTGTCATCACCGTGCGATCGAGAAAAGAGAAGACAACATTCGAAATGCAGCCCAGCTTCTTGGTAAATCAAAAAAGATCCTTAAGATCCTTAAGGCGCGTCAACTTCCTAACATAGATCTAGACTCAATGGCATACGTTGATAAGTGGCATGAATTAACAATTAGTCAACTACCTAATGCTGGTCAACCCAATGGTGTCAACACTAGTGCTTCTACAACCATGATTGAACGAGATTCTTCGAGTTCTGTTGAATCCTTCACAATAAGTTTTATGTAA